The DNA window CCGTTACATTGTTATTTTTTAACCTGACTCTTGATGTTTTTCCCGGCAAAAGATAAGAGTTACATTGTTTGCATATTCTGCGTTTTAATTCAGGTGGAAGTCTGATACGGTATTTCATACCTATTTTTCTGGCAAGATATGCATACCTGTTGCTCCACTCCAGATTGGACTGTCTGGCTTCATTTTCTGCAAAACTGAAAAGTAATTGTATGCGCTGATATGCAATATCCTTAATCAGAACCTTTTTTTTCTTTCGTGCACGCCCCATTTGAGTAGCCTTTTATTTATTGTTCAAAATTTAATATAACTACATCAACATCTGGATTATTTTCATTGACCAGCTGTTTGAATTTTTCAGTGTCTCCTTCTGTTCCTTCTACATAATTGTAATGCATCGGTATCGCTATTTTTGGAGACATGGATGCCACAGCATCTGCAGCCTCGGATTCATCCATTGTGTATGTACCTCCGATGGGAACCAGAACAACATCTGCTGACACATCATTCATTTCCGGTATAAAATCAGTATCACCGGTATGATAGATTCTCAAACCTCCCAACTCTATAAGATATCCTACACCCATACCTTTTGGATGATACTGCTTATCAATGTTATAAGCAGGCAATACCTCAATATTGACATCTTTTATAGAAAGGTGGTCACGCAGCATATCACCATCCCTTACACGCCGAGCATCCCCTTTAAAATCCAGTGTTACACTTTCAGGTATAAGGGTAGTGGCATAACTTTTCCTCACTTTTCTGATGGATTCGGGATTGCAGTGATCAAAATGTTCATGAGTTATCAGTAGTACATCTGCCTGGTCTTCAAAATTGATTATACTCGTTGGTAATACATAAGGATCAATATATACATTAATTTCTGCTTCTTTTATCATAAACCCTGCATGACCAAGCCATTTTATGGTCACATTATCAATAGTTGTGCTTGTATCGTCCAATATAAATACCTCATTTAATCCAGTCATCTGATAATTTCCAGAGAATAATATATAATTTTGGAATATTAATTTCATACAGACAGAGTAAAATCATCCGCTCTATCCCAAAGCTTTCTAAATTTGGTTTTTAGTTTCTGGGAAAAATTTGTATCATAAATTTTTATCAATCCCAGTGTTTTATTAGGATTTAGTGGATTATCCACATTAAGTATTATCATGTAATTATCAATCAGCGTAAATCCGTTTCTGGTCTCCAGTATTTTTACATTTAAGAATCTATCAATTCGACCCTGTACTTCATCTGAAACCGAGTTATATTTTTGTTTAAGAAGCGTTAAAAAGTAGGATTCAGGTGTTATTATATTAACCCGAACACCCCTATTTATCAGAGGCATCATGTTGTCAAAAATAGGAGGGAAAAATTCTGTAAATTCAGATGGTTCAAGCGATTTTAAGGATTCCTGATGAACAATACAAATCTCATTTTCTATCTCTTCTGAAACCTGTTTGATAAAACTTAAATGGTCGTCATCACCCATAATCGTTGACCAGAACGTATTTTCATGGTAATCAGGATAATTGTATTGAGATAATTTCTCTTCAGCTTTAGAAATGGTTTCTTTAAGCCTGTTAAGCTCTTTTTCAGTATCTTTTTCCCTTTTAGAATAATAATTGTTGAGTGCAAGTTTGGGTTCTACAGGACGGTATTTTTTGGGTCTTGATTCCTGGATATCAACCAGTCCATGATTTTTGAGCGATTCAAGAACTTCATAAACCTTGCCCATTGGTATATCGGACTTCTTGGACACTGTGTTGGCTTCAGATATACCTTCTTCTAACAGTGTTAGATAGGCTAAAGCCTCGTATTTGTTTAAACCCATGTCTTTTAACAGGTTTTCATCATCCATGATTACACTTCTTTTAGGTTTAATATCGAGTGAAACGTATAAATAAGGTTTATCCCATTTAAAACAACCGTATAGTTGAGTTTAATCTACTGTTTGTAATTTAGAATTAATGATTATCATTTTAAAAAACATTCCAAAGGGTGAATCACTATCAAAAGCATATTTGAGAAACTGGGTACTTTTATAGAAGACCATTCAGTAGTTATTCTTATCATTGCATTCCTATTTATCTTTGTTTCATTCCAGGGTGCACAGAATATAGAAATGATTTCAGGAACTGAAACATTTGTGGAAAAAGACTCCAAATTGTACCAGAATTATGACCATCTCTATTTGAACCTTTTCAGCACCCAGTCTATAGTAGTACTTGTTGAGGGAGATGATGTCAAAACTCCTGAAGTTATGAAATCAATGAACAGGCTGGAAAAACAGGTAGACCCCCTATCAGGAGTGGTACAGGTTACAAGTGCAGCCTCTATTGTTGAAGAAATGAATTATCAAAAAATAGGCAAACGTGAAATACCAGATACCAAAGAAGAAATTAATTCATTATTATCCAATACAAACACAGGTAAAACTTTACCTGATGATACTCATGCATTAGT is part of the Methanohalobium evestigatum Z-7303 genome and encodes:
- a CDS encoding ribonuclease P protein component 4, whose translation is MGRARKKKKVLIKDIAYQRIQLLFSFAENEARQSNLEWSNRYAYLARKIGMKYRIRLPPELKRRICKQCNSYLLPGKTSRVRLKNNNVTVTCLNCGNQKRYPYKN
- a CDS encoding TrmB family transcriptional regulator; amino-acid sequence: MDDENLLKDMGLNKYEALAYLTLLEEGISEANTVSKKSDIPMGKVYEVLESLKNHGLVDIQESRPKKYRPVEPKLALNNYYSKREKDTEKELNRLKETISKAEEKLSQYNYPDYHENTFWSTIMGDDDHLSFIKQVSEEIENEICIVHQESLKSLEPSEFTEFFPPIFDNMMPLINRGVRVNIITPESYFLTLLKQKYNSVSDEVQGRIDRFLNVKILETRNGFTLIDNYMIILNVDNPLNPNKTLGLIKIYDTNFSQKLKTKFRKLWDRADDFTLSV
- a CDS encoding MBL fold metallo-hydrolase — its product is MTGLNEVFILDDTSTTIDNVTIKWLGHAGFMIKEAEINVYIDPYVLPTSIINFEDQADVLLITHEHFDHCNPESIRKVRKSYATTLIPESVTLDFKGDARRVRDGDMLRDHLSIKDVNIEVLPAYNIDKQYHPKGMGVGYLIELGGLRIYHTGDTDFIPEMNDVSADVVLVPIGGTYTMDESEAADAVASMSPKIAIPMHYNYVEGTEGDTEKFKQLVNENNPDVDVVILNFEQ